The Hornefia porci genome contains the following window.
TTTTTTACTACCTTAACTAAAATTACTATTATCGCAACAACAACTAAAACAGGAATAAGTGCTAACAACAGAGAAATAATAATATTCATGAAGATCACCCACCTTTCAAATATTTTGCTTATATTTTAGACCATGTGTGCTCTACTTTTATTCTATGATTATCCGAATCCTTCTTTATGTATTTGATTTTTGTGCGTTCATAAATTGTGTAATAATAGTATACATTATTTCCTTCATATCCGACAGTCTGTTTTAGGTTCCATCTAGTTTTGATATGAGCATCCTCTCCTTCTGATTTAGCCCATTTATCTTCTATGCTATCCTTATTCCCCGTAACTTCAACGGTAACTCCAACAAATGTTGACACCCAACTATCCCCTTATCTCTCCTGAATTCCACTACTGCTGACATAATAATGGTTTTCCGTACAAAACACACCGTAGCCTGCACCCACGTATCTTTTGTATTTAGCTGTAAAATATCTGGCTTTTTTGCTTCCGTCTTTATTATAATATTTCCACTTCCGCTCTCCATTTGTAGCTGCATAAACACTCGGGCAGACCGTTTCCTTTATTATTGAAACTTGTTTCTGAATTGGTGTTTGTTCTTCTTGGTCTGTGATTGTTAATTCTGCTTTAGACAGACCATCAACATCAATATAATATATTTCTGTACTCTTGTCACAGACAGAATCATACATAACCTTATCAGGTTCACTGTTATTTACTTCCGTACTTACAGTTTCATCAACAAATTCGATATATTCTTTCATTACCTCAGGTTCAACCTCGGATAATATTTCTTTAGCTTCCGCCTTGCTTACATCATCATTTTCATTAGCAGTCTCAATTTCTTGTTTCAATTCTTCCATAGATGTAATTTCGTACTCATTATTAAACTGATTATTATATTTTTCTTCCGTATAATCTTGTTCTTCAAAAGCAAACGATGATGTTGGAACAAAGATAACTATCATTGTTATGGCTACTATTGACGCTAAATCTTAGTTTTCATCATTATCTCCTTCCTAATTGCTGGCTACGACCCCATAGCTTTGTGTTTTATATGTAACACTGAAACATTAGTTTTCACGTAATAGGTCGACTCCGAGTGTGTTCAGCACACGATGAGTCTTCTTCTGGATAGCTGAAACGCGGTACCCTTCGGCATCGCCGGCATCGACTTTGTAGATGTTCTTTACCAGCTTCAGGACATCCTCGGCTGAATAGCGTTCGTCAAGCCCGGTGCTTCTGAGTGCATTGAGCAAGCCATAATAATACAACAGGCTTATATGGTTCAGGAACGCCCAGCCACGGAAGTAATCATCTGTGCGTGCATGAGATGCAGAACAGATGACGCTGTTCTTCAGGTAATCGAAGCACTGCTCAATATCCCAGCGCTGCTTGTACGCAAGATATATCTCCTGCGGCTCCACGTCGAGATTGCTGCAGAATGAGAAGTATCCCATACGGATCTGCTTGAGGACATCTTTTGGCTTACGGTCTTCTTCGCCGTAGTCATTCTCAGCCTTGACCACATAGCGTTCGACAAGCTCTGCCTTGCGTATGTCGTCACGGAACGTGTATATGAAGTTGCCCTTGTTACCGCTGGATTTCTTTCGGTACCAGACAGGCCTGTGGTTGTAGGAAAACACATCATCGAATTTGTTGTCGTCTTTGTCTTCATAGAAGGAATTTTCAACATTCACGGTGTTGTCCTGCAGAGGCAGGATATATTTCATCCCAGCCTCCATCAGCACAGAAAGGTTCCTCTTTGAGTAGAAACCCTTATCTGCAATGATGATGCAGTCCCTGCACCCGGACGCCTTTACCGTATCGATGAATGCCGTCTTGTCAACTATCGATCCCTGAAGAATGCGGTAGAAGACCGGCATGTGAGTATCCTTCTCAAAGACATACAGCATGCGAGCCTGAGTGTTCCGGCTGTGATCAGGATTGTATCCTTTGACCGCCAGCGAGTCCTGCGACCTTGAGAAGATCGAAGTGCCGTCAAACAGCAGAGTCGTGCTCGGCATGACACGGGACCTCATGAATGCATCGATGGTATCCTGCATGGTGCCAAGCTTAGAAACGAATCTGCGCACGGATGTCTCAGATGCTGCGATGTCCCCGCAAATGTCACTCATATATGAGTCAAGGAAAACCGGCTGGATCATCTTTGCAGACGAGACCCTGTCCACGAGTCTGATCAGTGAGATCGTTCTTATCTCCCGGAACATGTTCGGGAAGAATGTCTTGATCTGATCACTGAGATCAGGAGAGAGCTGCTGCATCAACTCATATGCGCCATAGTTCTTTACTACTGGTGCCACATCAGGGGCGATGTGCATCTTTGCCATCAGCCTCAGTCCGTTGGCATTAGGGATGAACCCGTCAGCCTCGGTGATCTTGCCAATACTTTTGCCAGTTACCTTCTTCGGACGGTTCTTTTCGGGATCCCATTTGGATGAGATCTGGTAGACATAATATTTGTCGTCACCGAATCGGCGGATCTCCACCGCTCCGAATTGTGCAGGCTTTTTCTCCTTGATCGATTGCGGAATGCTCATTTTGGTACCTCGCATATATACGTTAATTACGTAATAAGCGTACCAGATATGTAGTGCTAAATCAAGGGTTTCGAATACAAAATATTGCGCAAAGCCAGTATTTCAGGCACTATAGGGCTATGCATTGATCTGGAAGCCTTATTATGTACGTAATTTAGCAGGATTCATATATACGTTAAATTTGAGGTTTCAGTGATGTAATTTGATTGTAACGCAATACCCCCCGTTAGTCAATCCTAACCATTATGTCCCAGGACTCCGACATTTTGCCCCCTACTCTGACACTTTGCCTCATTTCAATTGCCAGATATTTCTTCAAAAACAGTGAAAATCCACTCCGGATTTACCATCCAGAGTGGGCCCTGAAACGCTGAAACCCTTTGGTATCAAGGGCTTCAACTAAAAACGACACATTGTATCAATGCGTCGTCTTAATATGGTGGAGATAAGGGGGACGCGCTTCGTCATCTATAACCGTTGAATTTACTGAAATACGTTAAAAAGCATGGTAAAAGTGTGGCATAGTTTTTTATGTATGCTGTGTCACCTGTTCACTCCGCCTTTAGCCAATGTTTTTTGGCATGTCTTAAACTTTATTTTATATAAAGTCAATTTCCTATTGACATTTATATAAAGTCGTGGTATTATATAGGTACAGTAAAGAACGGAACCGAAAGGAGATAAAAAATGAAACTGTGGAAAGTAAGAGTGAACAATTTGGGGTGGAACAGCGCAAGAACATTTTTCGCCGCAAGCCGCAAGGCCTGTGAGGAGATTGCAAACAAATTCCCCGCAAGTGATGATGTGGAATATGCCGGCAACTTCTCAGAGGCTAACGCGAAAGAGTTGTTGAACGAGACAAAGGCAGAATTTGATGCCATGTCTTGCGGTTGGTAGTGAGCGATTCGATTTTATACCCCGCCCCGGAGGTTACGAGGGCACATTTCGCAAATTTATTTTTATATAAAGTCAATTTTCTATTGACATTTATATAAATGTATGATAATATATAGATACAGTAAAGAACACGAGCCGATAGGAGGTAAATTATGAAGGCTGAAAGAACAACAAGAATGTATAAGAAACTCGGACACTCGGAGGACCACACAAATGTTAACAAGCAGGTGAAAGCTGTTATCATAAATTTTGGTGATGATAGGGGTGACATCATCGTAAATAACGACAACTTCGGAACTCGCCGCAAATATGCTGATTTCACCGAGGGGAAAAAAGCGGCCGGACTGCATCCGTCACAGATCGTTTTCGCTGGTATTGATTCCGCAAAAGCGATGCACGATAGATACATCGGGGCGGACAATGAAGAGCATTATTTTTAGAAAGAGGAGGAATCTTGAAAATAATAAGACATAAAAACGTGAAGCTCAGCGTTGATGAGATCACGGAGATCGTAAACGGCAAGCCTGTTCCCACGGGCTTGTCCATGGATATCGGGGAGGATCACATTGTGATCCAGCCGGAATGTGAAATTAATTTATTCGGGGAATATGGCCCCGATACTGACTACGAACTTATTTATTACCGTGAGGAGGATGAAAGATGAAAAAAATAATTGATAACCGGCGATATGACACTGACACAGCCAAAGAGATCGGCTGTGACGGATACAGCAACAGAAGCGATTTCGGTTTCTGGCAGGAGACGCTTTACCAGAAGAGGACAGGGGAATTTTTCCTCCACGGTGAGGGCGGCCCGTCATCAAAGTATGCCAAGACCGTCGGTCAGAACGAATGGACCGGCGGCGAAAAAATTATTCCACTTAGCTTTGAAAATGCCCGTGATTGGGCGGAAAAGCATCTGGAAGCCGATGAATATGAGGCCGTGTTCGGCCCCGTCGAAGAAGATGACTCTAAGAGACTGATCTCTCTGAGTCTCTCTAATATGGCAGTCGAGACTCTGAAGCGTCTCGCTGCAGAGTCAGGTAAATCTCAGTCCGAAATTGTGACTGAGATGATCCTCAAGTGATATCAAAAAAATCCCGGAAGGTTGGCCCTCCGGGATTTTCCTATGCGTTATTTTTTTTGATCAAGATCACGCCTCTATAAACTTTATTTCCACACTTTCTTTTGATCTCCTGTGTGGCCGTCACCGCGCTGATCTTCCCGGAGCTGATCCGCCTTATGCGTGCTCCGTCCCATACGAGGCACACCGTGTGGATCGGATCGCCTTCCTCAAAGATCACAAGCCATCCTTTCCGCAGCCAGTCCCCCAGCTGCTCCGCGGTCGTTGTCCGACGGAATTTCACGATTTCCGGCCCGATCACTTTTTTCAGCGCTCTGGCAATCTCCACGATCGGAAATTTGCTTTTGCACTTCAAGTTTTTCTTCGCGTACTTTAAGCACTTCCCCATCGTCCATTTTTCCCCGCACCAGCGGAGCGCGATATACATGCCGACCAGCGAGCATCCGTGATCGCGGATAAAGGCTGTCTTAAATCGCTGCTGTTTCGGAATTGGAATCCGCCGGCCGTTTCCGCAGATGATTTCACATGGATATTTGTAGTTATCCGTCTTTCTTATCTTTCCAATACTTGTCATTTTCTTTGCTCCACAAAAAGATTTTTCATGTAAAAGGATTTAATTGCTTTCAGCTTCTCAATCTCTCTTTCCTCCGCCTCGATCGCTTCTTGTACTTTTCTCTGCATTTCGACGATTTTGCGCTGCTCTTCGACGCTTTCGTGATACTCGATTTCAAAATTGTTTAACGTGTCTATCTGTAAATTTATCGTGGTCAGATACTTGTGCACGAATTTTGGCAGCCCTCTTTCTATGACCAAAAATAAGTATTCCGGAAGAATTTCTTTTTTTGATGTGATCACTGCGTATCGTGTACTTACTTCTCCCTCAGAAGAATGAAAGCTGGCCGCTCCTTTGGTTCCCGACAATTCGATCAGCGTCTCCCTTCCGGGGTAGCGCTTCCCTTTCTTGGCTCTCTCTATCGTTGCCACCTGCAGCAGTGTTGCTTCTTTTATTCTTTTCATTTATGTACTCCTTGTACAACGCATTTGCCTTATCGACAATCTCCTGTGCCTCCGGCGTCGTTCCAACTAACTGCGCGGCCATCGCGATCAATTCCCTCTCGGTTTTGTCGATCTCCATGTTGATCGCCTTCAGCTCTGCCAGCGTCTCCAGGAGATCGGGCACGGGCTCCGGCTCAAATGTGTCCACGTAGCGCGGAATGTTCAGATTGTATCCATTTCCCCGGATTTCCTCCAGTGTCGTCACATGCGACAGTTTGTCGATATCTCTCCGGATGCTGACCGCACTGCATACGCGGTTGATCTGCTCCAGCGTCATGATGTTCACCCTGCCTTCTTTGACGTATTCTTTCGATGCGTCAACCATCAGGATGTCATCGCGCTTCCTGCCTTTCTTCAGGATCATCAGCAACACTGGAATGCCCGTGTTCATGAACAAATTGTCCGGAAGTCCGATGATCGCATCAATTAAGTTTGCGTCAATCAGATTTTTTCGTATCGCTTCTTCCTTCTTTCCTCTGAAAAGTACTCCGTGTGGAAGAATTTCCACCAGCGTTCCGCCATCGTCAAGTCTCGACAGCGCATCTTGCACGAAAAGAAAGTCGCTGAATCCAGACGGCGTGAGCCCATAAGAAAACCGCGGATCATCCGCTACCTTGTCTACGTCTTGAAATTTCAGTGAGTATGGCGGGTTGCTCACGATCCGCTTCCACTTACGCGGTGCGCCCTTCGGCTTCAGCACCGGCCGGGTAAATTCTCCGCATGACTGCATCTCGTAAACTTTTTCATCCCCCCCCCGGTCAGCACATCCCGAAGCGCCACTTCGCCGCGATATCCTCGGATCCCAAAATTTAAAAGCAGCACCGGAAGCGCCCTCGTGCTGACCTCTTCGGCTCTGTGGAATCCCCCTGTGCTGCATGCAATTGAAAGCGCGCCTGTTCCGGCGCAGACATCCAACACGTCTTTGCCGTCTCCGGACAGCCGGCGCACCAACTCACATACACAATCGGGAGTGTAATCCTGCTTCAGTTTCCCGCGATCGCCATGCTCCGCCTGGAAGTAGTCCCGCATAACATCTTTTGAAAGATCAAGGTCCCGTGTTAAAAGTTCTTCGTAAAAGTCGATCACGTTTTCTCCGGTCAGAATTTCCATCAACTTCTCCGGCATTTCATACGACTCTTTTATCCCGATAAGATCATTAAAATCCTCATTGGTCATTTTTTCTTCCCTGTAAACTCCACTCCGATATAGGCGCAGATCGCTTTGGCCAGCGCTTTTCCGTATGCTTCGTGCTGCGTCAGCTTCTTCAGATCGGCCTTGATCGCTCCGGTCTCAAAGATCACTGCCGGCATGTCCGTCGCGGTGAGCTCGTACAGATCGGGCCGTCGGCCGGCACCCTTATACTTCATTTTCATCGCCTTCGCCACGGCTTTTCCGACTTTTTTCGCAAAGGCTTTTCCTGCTCCGGAGATGTACAGCGGATACACGCCCGGACCGGCCAGCCGATAGTCGCAGTGTACGGACATATACAGTTTTGCCCTCTGGCGATTCGCCCACTTGACGCAGCTGATCATGTTTCTGTTGTTATTTTTGTCCGCATCGGTGAGGACGCGGACTCCGGAGCCCCGCAGGTAAGCCACGGCCGATTTAGTGATTTTGAGCATCTGGCCTGCTTCTGTGTACTTTCCATAGGTGCAACCAGGATCCCATGATCCGTCGATGCTTTTTCCGTGTCCGCACATCAGCGCCAGCACATCTTTCTTTTTATTCCACGCCATTTCACTTCGCCTCCTCTTCTGTCTCTTCTTCCGGGACATCCTCATCTTCGCCTTCTGCTTCTTCTGTGGTCAGCTCGCTGGGGCCCGTCGCTTCCGGAAGTCCCGCCACAGAGGTCAGCAGTGAAAGAAGTCCTGCCAGCACCGCTGCGGAGACCACCATCTTCCAATCCACGGAGGACAGCACCGCCGCACTTCCGATCGTGGCGATTGCCGTCTGCGCCATCGTCTTCACGGCCCTTACTCCGGCCGCCTTCATCCAAATTCTGTTAATCATCATCCTGCCTCCTTTTTTGATTCCTGGTTTGTGAGCATCTCAATTCCGCGCTGGATCACTTTCGGGATCGGGATCCCCATAAGTCCCGCGTTTTCGATGATGCTTAGCGTTTCATTGGTTATAAATGCGATCACTGTCGCGTCCCGTATAAAGTGCGTGTGTGCTTCAAAGTCCAGCCGACAGGCCACGATCACGATCATCATGATCACGCCTTTTCGGCACAAGCCTTTAAAACCCGCCCTCGACTCCAGCTTCCCGGTCCGCGATTTTTTTGACTTATGAAAAACACCGGCCACGATCAGACCGGTGATATAATCGATTGCCATGAAAATCACGAGAGTAGTCATGGAGTCACTCCAGCCGCCGAAAAATTCAGCGACTATCCCGCCTGCAATTCCGCAGCAGACGGCAAATGTTTTATCTCCCATGTCTTCCTCCTATGCGATTCGCTGCCATACATATACAGCCAGATATGGAGGCATGTTGTTGTGGTACCCCGTTCCTCCTGCTCCTTCAGTAGTCCCTTTGTGTGTATGTTCTCCACCAGAGCCTGTATTCGTTACTGTTTTTATGCCATAATTCGAATCAATATATCCAAATTTACGACCGCTGCCAGATAAATTGCCAGCCGTATCACCAGTCCAATCTCCGCCGGAATTGCCCAGAACATGGCCCAGGCTGTGTGTATGGGCTCCTTCTTTATCCGTGGTAAATGTGTGCTTATGATCGGGAAGTTCTTCAGTGGTGAGTTGATGCTTCGCTTCACCGTCCATGCTCCCAGCAGAGTACGTTTTGCCAGCTGCAAGCAAAAACCTATCTTGTATTCTCTCCCATTTTCCACCGAAGAGCGTTTCAGGCGATACGTTATTCGTAGACATGTAGATTGAGCCAATCGGATAGACCTTCTCCAAGATGTTAACACCTCCGCTGTAGACGCCCCCTTCTGCGTATATTTCGCCTTTCCTTGTTACTCGGAAAGCGTTTTTATAATTTCCGCCGAGAGAACCGTTCCCAACTTCAAAAAGATCTTCTTCTAAGTTCTCGTTAAACGCTCCAATGACGTGCTGATAGTCGTATTGTGCTTTAGTTCCCCAGCCTTCAGCATGCGAGCACATTCCAGTGGCTTTAGTCCACCAACCTTCAGCATGGGACTCACTCCCGCTTGCAACGCATTCAATTCCATTCACAAAAGACATTCCGCCTTCTTTTGATTGTTCTCCTCTCGTTCCAAAAGTCATCGATTTTAAAAAGCGGCTATTTGCTGTAAAAGTAATGACGATGGTGGCACCGTCTGCCGGCGGAGAGTCAAAGACGACATGAGAGCTATCAACGGTTACAGAATCGGTTGGATATGCATCCCCATCAATTATTATGCCTTCAATTTCGACGATATACCAGTTTGTGGAGAATTCAACAGTTTTGCCATCTCCATAATGCGTACTCTCCAGTACTGCAACCCCTGCTTTGTCTCGCAAGTCTTTCACTTCAAAAAATGGGGTCTTCTCCTTGTCTATCAGTGAAAGTGATCGATAGTCCATCTCCTGATGTGCCTCGTCCGTCGCCCCGATGGTAGCGATAGAGTCCCCATCTTCGTCGACCCCAAAAAAAGCCATTTCCTTGCCATCCGAATTCTCGACACTTAGCCCGTGAGCGTTAACCGTCGTTTGATAGCCGTCAGTCATGCCTTTTACGTGTGCGCCGCCATCGTCATGCCAAAAGTGGTTTTGTTGTTTGCCCACCACGTCCGCCGCGGCCTTGGCTGTGGATGCGGCACTGTCCGCCGTGGCCTTGGCTGTGTTGGCGGCAGTGTCGTCAGTCGGCGGTGCGGAGTCATTGCCCGTAATCCACGCTTTTCCGCCCGATATCCTCACGCGTACCGTGTCGCCTGCCGCGCAGTCGATGGATTTTGACACGGGTGTCTCGTCTACCCCGCCCGGGATGTGTACCCATGCGGTCGATCCGTCTACGCGCACTACTGTGGCGGTAGTGTCGTATGGCTTCGTGCCGCTGTCTGCTGATGCAGCGACCGCGGTTTTTACGTCTTTAAGAATTTCTTTAAGTTCTTTATCCAATTTTTACGGCCTCCTCTGCTGTTTTCCCTGCATGTCCAAGTGTTATACTTTGCGATGTTATTCTATATCGACCTTTTATGTTCTGTTTCGGGTAGTTGATTTTCACGATGTCTCCGACCCCGACGTCCGGGACAAAGCGGCGATTGTATGAGATTTTCTCCGCCGTCGCCTGCGCCTCTTCAAGTGCACGCACTGCATACTCAGAAAGAGATTCTGTGCCATAAAGTGACACATCGTCCGCCTCCTGCCACACCTCCCGGCCCCGATTTTTCACGGAAAGCGGTGACGATCCGGAGTCATCCCGCGCGACCGCCACAGTGTCGTCAATTGTGGCGCGCATCACATTCGGCGCACTGAGCCAGTCGCGGGAAACGCTCACCGAAGTTTCGATCACATCAAATGTTGACGCATCAAATATCGCTGCGACCTTCTCCGGATTCGGCTCGATGAGTATCTGTCCGGCTCCGGTCAGCCGGATGCGCCATCCCATCGCGCTGACCACTTTTTCAGCCATAGACAGCTCTGTCTCGCTGTCTTCGGCCACGATGGCCGACTGCAATGTCGGCGCGTCCTTCGCAATCTCGATCGGCGCGTATCCCTTCAGGAGATTCCGAGCGATGATGCCGCCAGACAGCCCGGCCGGTGCGTACCATCCACGCTGTAGAAGTACATCCTGCGCGGGTTTCAGTACGCTGTAAAGATCCGCGCTGTAAGTCGGTGATCCGTGATCATACTTCACTTCCGGCGCGCCAGTCAGTCCGGTGAAAAGTGCGACCCGCTCCGGTTCGGATCCGCTCTGTCTGGCATCGAGATACACACGAAGCCAGACTTCCCGGTCGGTTGGCAGCTCCGGAGCTTCCAAACTCATCGACGCCAGAAGGCCGTCGCTGCTTAAGTCAATGTCGCCGGATATGATTTCTATTTTCTCCACGTCGCGCCAGCTTTTCGGGTCGATCCGGTAGAGCTGATAGCGTGCGCTGTAGCCTTTACTCCAATCCATCTACTTCGCTCCTTCCGCTTCCTGCCACTCTTCCAGCGTCATCGCCTCGGTGCCCTCCGGATCGATACGGATGATCGACAGCGTGACCGCCAGTTTCTTGGATCGCTGCTCCCTCTTTTCCTGCACATCCACATTTCCGGAGAAACTGCTGCCATCTGATGTTCGGATATGACATATTCCTGCGTATGCCGCAAGGTCTCTGAGCTTTTCGACGTTTTCGTCGCCAGCGTCTAAGATCAGATCCGCGTCGATGCTTAAAGTCCGCCCGACCGCGGGGTTCCAGTCGCCCTGCACCGCGCCGCCGAGGTACTGCGTGCTCTCAAAGTCCTTGTCAAAGGTATTATCCAGGGAAATGTCGTACGGTATCCTCACCCGCTCGCCGGCATCGAAGTCGATGATGATCGCCGCATCGTCCAGATAGTCCGCGTCATCCGCGGTAGTGTCGTACCATGCGGGCACATCATCCGCCGTGATACATCCGGATGCCGTACGCGTCACGATCCTGTGCCCGCCTTCCGGGCCGAGTGCCGGATACGGGTCGACGTAAGACGATCCAAAGGCCGCGCCCTGATAGATCAGCTGTGGCTTGTCGATGCTCAAGCGATAGATATCGCACACATCATCATCTGCCGCGTCGGTCGGTGCGGTCGGTGTGATCGTCACCGCCAAGCGGCCGTCATCCGCTGCCACGGTCGCGCCCGGGATGCCCGCCTTGTGCGACCAGTGCACCTCAAATGCTTGCGACGCCTCCGCGGTCTGCCCGTAGTCGTCAGTCACTGTTGCGGTCAGTGTGTACTTTGCGCCATCATCCAAAGATCCCAGAAGGTCATCATATACCACGGTAAAGGTGCCTGCCCCGTGGATCATGGCAAGGTAGATCGTCTCGCCATCAAAGCCGTCGAGCGTCGATTCGTCCGGCCGCGCGCCGCGGAAGCTCTCCGCGCGCTCGATCGCCAGCGTAGTCTCGCCGGCATTTCCGGCCCCGGTCACCGTCACGGAAAGCGGCAAAGCCTCCAGCGCAGTCACCGTGTGGGACTCTGTCTTTGCGTCATCATCGTACACAGTGTATCCGTATGTCAGCGATGTCGCCGAGATCGTACACGATGCAGCGGGCGTGACTGTAATCGCGACCACTGGCGCCCATCCGGAAGTCATGCCGGATGCGGATGTCAGCCGAACAGACAGGTAGTGCGTCGTCCCATCCGCCCACTCCGGCGAGAAGATCAGTTGTTGTTCCGTGTCAGTCGCTGCGATCAATGCGGATGGCGTGACGCCGTCCGAAGAGACCGTCATCTCCCAGATTTCCGCATGCGCCTGACTGGTGCCATCTCCGGAAGCGTACGCCCATCCGGCTGTGACCGTCTGGCCGACCGTGATTGTCGTCCGGGACAGCGTCAGAGCCGGAGTCGTCGGCGCGGAAGACAGGTTGACCGTCGCCGCGTCCGTGATCTCTGACCACTCGCCGCTCGAAGTGTCTGACGTCATGAAGCGTACCCGAAAATACCAGGTCACACCTGCAGTTAACCCGATGATGTTCCACTCCGGTGCGTGCAGCTTGCTGACCGTCACGCTGGAAGGCTCCTCGTTCGACTCCCAAGCGTCCTTCGTCTGCGCCCACGAGATTACTGCGGACACCGCGCCGGAGTATGACCAATGCCACGTGACCAGCGCGCTGTCGGATCCGGTCGCGGTTGCGGCTACATCCTTCGGCACGCTCGCCGGGGCTGTGCCCCATGTGATCGCCGACGCAAGTGACGCAGAAACCGTGTAATCCGGATTTCCTGCAGCGGTCGTGCCCGCGGTGAGCGTCCCCACGATATTCTGCACGCCGAAGACGTCGCTCGATGCCAGTGCGTCGACCTTAAAAGATGTCGCGGTGTCGGACTTTGCCGATCCAAGGCAGCGCATCGGTGCGCCCGCTGGCTGGTACCAAACGATTGTCTGCGCATCCGGCACTTCGGAAGTCGTGGTCGCCGTGATGCTCACCGAGTTGTTGCTCGTGTCGGTTGATGCATCCGATATTGTCGGCGCTTTCAGCGTGCCGTAGCTGCCGCCGACTGCTACCGCGTACGGGCTGCCCGTCGTCGTGCCCTTGTCGTGCGCAGTTGTGATGCGCACAAAAAGCATCTGATCTTCTTTAAGTGTCTCCGTGGTGTTGAACTGCACCGATCGCATCGTCGGTCCGACGGTGAGTTCCGCGGAAGTCCAAGACGCCCCGGAAGGTACGGACATCCCGGCCCCTGGAGTCGCGAAGGTGTACTCCGGTGTGACGCTATCGATCGGATACAGCGCAAGGTCTTCCATGACATCGAAGTTCAGCGTGATCCGATAGCCTCCGTCGGACACTTCCACCAGCGCATCTGACACATCACATCGCGCCGGAAGCGCGTATATATGCTGGGCCTCCGAAAATGCAGATTCACCTGCCATGCCGCGAGCCCTTATTC
Protein-coding sequences here:
- a CDS encoding transposase, which encodes MSIPQSIKEKKPAQFGAVEIRRFGDDKYYVYQISSKWDPEKNRPKKVTGKSIGKITEADGFIPNANGLRLMAKMHIAPDVAPVVKNYGAYELMQQLSPDLSDQIKTFFPNMFREIRTISLIRLVDRVSSAKMIQPVFLDSYMSDICGDIAASETSVRRFVSKLGTMQDTIDAFMRSRVMPSTTLLFDGTSIFSRSQDSLAVKGYNPDHSRNTQARMLYVFEKDTHMPVFYRILQGSIVDKTAFIDTVKASGCRDCIIIADKGFYSKRNLSVLMEAGMKYILPLQDNTVNVENSFYEDKDDNKFDDVFSYNHRPVWYRKKSSGNKGNFIYTFRDDIRKAELVERYVVKAENDYGEEDRKPKDVLKQIRMGYFSFCSNLDVEPQEIYLAYKQRWDIEQCFDYLKNSVICSASHARTDDYFRGWAFLNHISLLYYYGLLNALRSTGLDERYSAEDVLKLVKNIYKVDAGDAEGYRVSAIQKKTHRVLNTLGVDLLREN
- a CDS encoding phage holin family protein, with amino-acid sequence MGDKTFAVCCGIAGGIVAEFFGGWSDSMTTLVIFMAIDYITGLIVAGVFHKSKKSRTGKLESRAGFKGLCRKGVIMMIVIVACRLDFEAHTHFIRDATVIAFITNETLSIIENAGLMGIPIPKVIQRGIEMLTNQESKKEAG
- a CDS encoding N-6 DNA methylase, whose translation is MQSCGEFTRPVLKPKGAPRKWKRIVSNPPYSLKFQDVDKVADDPRFSYGLTPSGFSDFLFVQDALSRLDDGGTLVEILPHGVLFRGKKEEAIRKNLIDANLIDAIIGLPDNLFMNTGIPVLLMILKKGRKRDDILMVDASKEYVKEGRVNIMTLEQINRVCSAVSIRRDIDKLSHVTTLEEIRGNGYNLNIPRYVDTFEPEPVPDLLETLAELKAINMEIDKTERELIAMAAQLVGTTPEAQEIVDKANALYKEYINEKNKRSNTAAGGNDRESQEREALPRKGDADRIVGNQRSGQLSFF
- a CDS encoding ribbon-helix-helix domain-containing protein; protein product: MKKIIDNRRYDTDTAKEIGCDGYSNRSDFGFWQETLYQKRTGEFFLHGEGGPSSKYAKTVGQNEWTGGEKIIPLSFENARDWAEKHLEADEYEAVFGPVEEDDSKRLISLSLSNMAVETLKRLAAESGKSQSEIVTEMILK
- a CDS encoding phage baseplate protein encodes the protein MDKELKEILKDVKTAVAASADSGTKPYDTTATVVRVDGSTAWVHIPGGVDETPVSKSIDCAAGDTVRVRISGGKAWITGNDSAPPTDDTAANTAKATADSAASTAKAAADVVGKQQNHFWHDDGGAHVKGMTDGYQTTVNAHGLSVENSDGKEMAFFGVDEDGDSIATIGATDEAHQEMDYRSLSLIDKEKTPFFEVKDLRDKAGVAVLESTHYGDGKTVEFSTNWYIVEIEGIIIDGDAYPTDSVTVDSSHVVFDSPPADGATIVITFTANSRFLKSMTFGTRGEQSKEGGMSFVNGIECVASGSESHAEGWWTKATGMCSHAEGWGTKAQYDYQHVIGAFNENLEEDLFEVGNGSLGGNYKNAFRVTRKGEIYAEGGVYSGGVNILEKVYPIGSIYMSTNNVSPETLFGGKWERIQDRFLLAAGKTYSAGSMDGEAKHQLTTEELPDHKHTFTTDKEGAHTHSLGHVLGNSGGDWTGDTAGNLSGSGRKFGYIDSNYGIKTVTNTGSGGEHTHKGTTEGAGGTGYHNNMPPYLAVYVWQRIA
- a CDS encoding holin, which gives rise to MINRIWMKAAGVRAVKTMAQTAIATIGSAAVLSSVDWKMVVSAAVLAGLLSLLTSVAGLPEATGPSELTTEEAEGEDEDVPEEETEEEAK
- a CDS encoding N-acetylmuramoyl-L-alanine amidase, which translates into the protein MAWNKKKDVLALMCGHGKSIDGSWDPGCTYGKYTEAGQMLKITKSAVAYLRGSGVRVLTDADKNNNRNMISCVKWANRQRAKLYMSVHCDYRLAGPGVYPLYISGAGKAFAKKVGKAVAKAMKMKYKGAGRRPDLYELTATDMPAVIFETGAIKADLKKLTQHEAYGKALAKAICAYIGVEFTGKKK
- a CDS encoding restriction endonuclease subunit S, producing the protein MSGTKGAASFHSSEGEVSTRYAVITSKKEILPEYLFLVIERGLPKFVHKYLTTINLQIDTLNNFEIEYHESVEEQRKIVEMQRKVQEAIEAEEREIEKLKAIKSFYMKNLFVEQRK